The following proteins come from a genomic window of Corallococcus sp. NCRR:
- a CDS encoding lipoxygenase family protein, with the protein MRTAWRRLLTSLGFASKAVEPPLLEAEELTRWYAGLGLKERLAVSRNLVKQVRAPRALRDASALPAVVTGRLMFEHDGPQGPIPLHHLKVELWDRDFGTPDDFLGEGFTASDGSFAIRYDPADAGEGDLPDLELRFFEPRHTFRQDGRVVETWKRIGSERGPDDHAGLEYDFGTLRLPYWEYDPSTPLARLLVVEEGTPPTAYAPGRALAMLKAVAPIELVKRRHQMQISLGQAPSLTKIQADYPETMTVRMERESPGSSRSDAWFGERLLNGMFSSILDRDPEVPGDDHSFRLYLPWNAYEQDGVHCLPDVDLRLRLVDGKLMPQRIILGMREPGATAPGSPVTRRTYTPADGAAWEAAKRMARVSATLDVELGNHLAQCHFNVEQYAIAAHRNLRRNPLRWLLMPHLREVVLINHAANGFLVGPTGYISRASALTERSINQRLEHLLGSYDWKGFAPATPVCEGHRYAHAGQLFWKLLGEHIDAFFAEHGAAVEAQWQEVRRFSDDLVAHSAPAFVCRYLRAKVPGKDAPWFVRSERMDLDVKATEPRPKAVSAVTLTDSPQPGEVEALKSLCRYVIFFATFRHAWANNLQWEDAGEVLYSCLGLRWGKGGALSTEEDLDVAPTPDEATEMLWISWMLSRTNYGFILSNEEEDVHPRLLELLRAHAADFAALGLDVRTVSSRINI; encoded by the coding sequence ATGCGCACCGCGTGGCGCCGGCTGCTGACCTCGCTGGGGTTCGCGTCGAAGGCCGTGGAACCGCCGCTCCTGGAGGCGGAGGAGCTGACGCGGTGGTACGCGGGGCTGGGGCTGAAGGAGCGGCTGGCGGTCAGCCGCAACCTGGTCAAGCAGGTGCGTGCGCCGCGAGCGCTGCGGGATGCGTCCGCCCTCCCCGCCGTCGTCACCGGCAGGCTGATGTTCGAGCATGACGGGCCCCAGGGGCCCATTCCCTTGCATCACCTCAAGGTCGAGCTGTGGGACCGGGACTTCGGCACGCCGGACGACTTCCTGGGCGAGGGCTTCACGGCCTCGGATGGTTCCTTCGCCATCCGCTACGACCCGGCGGACGCGGGTGAAGGAGACCTGCCGGATCTGGAGCTGCGCTTCTTCGAGCCGCGGCACACGTTCCGCCAGGACGGACGCGTGGTGGAGACATGGAAGCGCATCGGTTCGGAGCGGGGACCGGATGACCACGCCGGGCTGGAGTACGACTTCGGGACGCTGCGGCTGCCCTATTGGGAATATGACCCGTCGACGCCGCTGGCGCGGCTGCTGGTGGTGGAGGAAGGCACGCCGCCGACGGCGTATGCGCCCGGCCGCGCGCTGGCGATGCTCAAGGCCGTCGCACCCATCGAGCTGGTGAAGCGGCGGCACCAGATGCAGATAAGCCTGGGGCAGGCGCCGAGCCTCACGAAGATCCAGGCGGACTACCCGGAGACGATGACGGTCCGGATGGAGCGCGAGTCCCCCGGCTCCTCGCGGAGCGATGCGTGGTTCGGGGAGCGGCTGCTCAACGGGATGTTCTCCAGCATCCTGGACCGCGACCCGGAGGTGCCCGGGGACGACCATTCCTTCCGCCTGTACCTGCCGTGGAATGCCTATGAGCAGGACGGCGTGCATTGCCTGCCGGACGTGGACCTCCGCCTGCGGCTGGTGGACGGGAAGCTGATGCCCCAGCGGATCATCCTGGGGATGCGGGAGCCCGGTGCGACGGCGCCGGGCTCTCCGGTGACCCGCCGGACGTACACGCCCGCGGATGGCGCGGCCTGGGAGGCTGCGAAGCGGATGGCGCGGGTGAGCGCGACGCTCGACGTGGAGCTGGGCAATCACCTGGCGCAGTGCCACTTCAACGTGGAGCAGTACGCCATCGCCGCGCACCGCAACCTGCGGCGCAATCCCTTGCGCTGGCTGCTCATGCCGCACCTGCGGGAGGTGGTGTTGATCAACCACGCCGCCAACGGGTTCCTGGTGGGGCCCACGGGATACATCTCGCGGGCCAGCGCGTTGACGGAGCGGAGCATCAACCAGCGGCTGGAGCACCTGCTGGGCAGCTACGACTGGAAGGGCTTCGCGCCCGCGACGCCGGTCTGCGAGGGGCACCGCTACGCGCACGCGGGACAGCTCTTCTGGAAGCTGCTCGGGGAGCACATCGACGCGTTCTTCGCGGAGCACGGCGCGGCGGTGGAGGCGCAATGGCAGGAGGTGCGCAGGTTCTCGGACGACCTGGTCGCGCATTCAGCGCCAGCCTTCGTGTGCCGCTATCTGCGGGCGAAGGTGCCGGGGAAGGACGCGCCGTGGTTCGTGCGCTCGGAGCGCATGGACCTGGACGTGAAGGCCACGGAGCCACGTCCCAAGGCGGTGAGCGCGGTGACCCTGACGGATTCGCCCCAGCCCGGTGAGGTGGAGGCGCTGAAGAGTCTTTGTCGCTACGTCATCTTCTTCGCGACGTTCCGGCACGCCTGGGCGAACAACCTCCAGTGGGAGGACGCGGGCGAGGTCCTGTATTCGTGTCTGGGATTGCGCTGGGGCAAGGGCGGCGCGCTGTCCACCGAGGAGGATCTGGACGTCGCGCCGACGCCGGATGAGGCGACGGAGATGCTGTGGATCTCCTGGATGCTGTCCAGGACGAACTACGGCTTCATCCTGTCCAACGAAGAGGAGGACGTGCATCCCCGGCTGCTGGAGCTGCTCCGGGCCCATGCCGCGGACTTCGCGGCCCTGGGTCTGGATGTCCGGACGGTCAGCTCGCGCATCAACATCTAG